A stretch of Gemmatimonas aurantiaca T-27 DNA encodes these proteins:
- a CDS encoding DUF6438 domain-containing protein — protein sequence MSRLRNASMAMTRVVRVSLTLACLASASLTTACRTPAAEQQPAGETATAQPADASTSPQATSTAPAVLMLERGPCYGRCPVYAVALFADGSVHFDGRQHTQSLGIHKGAVPANDVAALTRRFQTEFSNIKDSLYVHEAPGCGQFMTDGPSIFLSFRDGTHTRTVRLDTGCTGAPPIIRQLAVAVDSIARTPTWVVGPGGNR from the coding sequence ATGAGTCGCTTGCGCAATGCCTCGATGGCCATGACGCGCGTGGTTCGAGTGTCCCTCACGCTGGCGTGTCTCGCTTCGGCGAGTCTCACCACGGCGTGCCGTACGCCGGCTGCTGAACAGCAGCCGGCGGGGGAGACGGCCACGGCGCAACCCGCAGATGCATCGACGTCGCCGCAGGCCACGTCCACCGCGCCGGCGGTGCTGATGCTCGAGCGCGGTCCGTGTTACGGACGGTGCCCCGTGTATGCGGTGGCACTGTTCGCGGACGGTTCGGTGCACTTCGATGGTCGGCAGCACACACAAAGCCTGGGTATTCACAAGGGCGCGGTGCCGGCCAACGATGTGGCGGCCCTCACGCGTCGCTTTCAGACCGAATTCTCGAACATCAAGGACAGTCTGTACGTGCACGAGGCGCCGGGCTGCGGTCAATTCATGACCGATGGCCCGAGCATCTTCCTGTCGTTCCGTGATGGCACACACACGCGCACCGTGCGTCTCGATACGGGATGCACCGGCGCGCCACCGATCATTCGTCAATTGGCCGTGGCGGTGGACAGCATCGCCCGCACACCAACCTGGGTCGTCGGACCCGGAGGAAATCGCTGA
- a CDS encoding Stp1/IreP family PP2C-type Ser/Thr phosphatase → MSLLQTVVGWFSGTSSAAGARAHAASSGSAGHALRDTNEQRRTVAAAAPWQLETGTATDPGCVRELNEDTLLLQVPGSPDAMRRHGVLAVVCDGMGGHEAGEVASALARDTIAAALRADDAQLPDALVHAIQAANGAIFDAGRKQSALRGMGTTCCALVLRDGAAWCAHVGDSRCYLLRDGDLLLMTEDHSAVMDMVRRGILSLEEARHHPDKNVISRALGSHAAIEVSSWNHPFVVQPDDVFLLCSDGLYDLVSDEDIRTVMMHGTPHAQVACDRLIALARERGGLDNISVVMLHLRAADRPAASPGATRTIEIMR, encoded by the coding sequence ATGTCGTTACTGCAAACTGTCGTCGGCTGGTTCTCCGGCACATCGTCTGCCGCGGGTGCGCGTGCACACGCGGCCTCGTCCGGCTCCGCAGGTCACGCGCTGCGGGACACCAACGAGCAGCGTCGGACCGTCGCGGCCGCCGCACCCTGGCAACTCGAGACAGGAACGGCCACCGATCCCGGTTGTGTGCGCGAGCTCAATGAGGACACCCTGTTGTTGCAGGTGCCCGGATCGCCCGATGCGATGCGTCGCCACGGGGTATTGGCTGTGGTGTGTGACGGCATGGGTGGTCATGAAGCAGGTGAAGTGGCCAGCGCACTCGCCCGCGATACCATTGCTGCTGCGCTTCGTGCCGACGACGCGCAACTGCCCGATGCACTCGTGCACGCCATTCAGGCAGCGAATGGTGCCATCTTCGATGCCGGGCGCAAACAGTCGGCGCTCCGGGGTATGGGCACTACCTGCTGCGCGCTGGTGTTGCGCGACGGGGCGGCGTGGTGTGCGCACGTCGGTGATTCGCGTTGTTACCTGCTGCGTGATGGCGATTTGTTGCTCATGACCGAAGATCATTCCGCCGTCATGGACATGGTACGCCGTGGCATCCTGTCGCTCGAAGAGGCGCGCCATCACCCCGACAAGAATGTCATCTCCCGTGCGCTCGGCAGCCATGCTGCGATCGAGGTGAGCAGTTGGAATCACCCGTTTGTGGTGCAGCCGGACGATGTGTTTCTGCTGTGCTCTGATGGTCTCTATGACCTCGTGAGTGATGAGGACATTCGTACCGTCATGATGCATGGCACCCCGCATGCGCAGGTCGCCTGTGACCGGCTCATTGCCCTGGCACGGGAGCGTGGTGGACTCGACAACATCTCGGTGGTGATGCTGCACCTGCGTGCCGCCGACCGACCGGCTGCCTCACCTGGCGCGACACGTACCATCGAGATCATGCGATGA
- a CDS encoding serine/threonine-protein kinase, with product MSPALIRRSTIGPYRVIDFVGAGGMGAVYRVMHRDTGRVAAAKVLNADAVGSTGLERFRNEARIHQTLVHPNVARMFEYLEVDGLPCLIMEYVDGESLDERLHREGALPVTEAVRIFSALAEGVAYVHKSGVVHRDLKTNNVRIAEDGTVKLLDFGIATSSGGPRLTSTGNVVGTLQSLAPEQLTTGRAEPRSDIWALGIVFYELLTGAVPFSANAPGLLGERILKGIYTAPSALRSAIPRDVDRIVARCLRVRADDRYPDVKALLDDVRRLSIGSPAGMGLGAARLAPAWNLISEPSLLFGKSGEVARRASREWRLVLAAVSAIAMLLFLLVTLQPSPAVDDTDVSDTTQAASGRNDGRNGPTRALLHVTIRVLEGEAAVFRDDVQVGVTPYRLEAPLGTEVSLELRRAGCDNTPLRLRITEGLDAVMESMRRCRPP from the coding sequence ATGTCTCCTGCTCTCATCCGACGTTCGACGATCGGACCGTACCGGGTCATCGACTTTGTCGGGGCAGGTGGCATGGGCGCGGTGTATCGCGTGATGCATCGCGACACGGGGCGCGTGGCGGCGGCGAAGGTACTCAATGCCGATGCCGTTGGCAGCACCGGGCTTGAACGGTTCCGCAATGAAGCGCGCATCCACCAGACGTTGGTGCATCCGAATGTTGCCCGGATGTTCGAGTATCTCGAGGTGGATGGCCTGCCCTGTCTCATCATGGAGTATGTCGACGGGGAATCGCTCGACGAACGCCTGCACCGCGAAGGGGCGCTTCCAGTAACCGAAGCGGTGCGCATTTTCTCGGCGCTGGCCGAGGGCGTGGCGTATGTGCACAAGAGCGGCGTCGTGCACCGCGACCTCAAGACCAACAATGTGCGCATCGCCGAAGACGGCACGGTGAAGCTGCTCGACTTTGGCATTGCCACCAGTTCCGGCGGACCACGGCTCACCAGCACCGGCAATGTGGTGGGCACGTTGCAGTCGCTGGCACCGGAGCAGCTCACCACCGGACGTGCCGAACCCCGTTCGGATATCTGGGCACTGGGCATCGTGTTTTATGAATTGCTCACCGGAGCCGTGCCATTTTCCGCGAATGCGCCGGGCCTGCTGGGTGAGCGCATTCTCAAAGGGATCTACACAGCACCGTCGGCGTTACGCTCGGCAATCCCACGCGACGTCGATCGGATTGTAGCGCGCTGTCTGCGTGTGCGTGCCGACGATCGGTATCCCGATGTGAAGGCGCTGCTGGACGATGTGCGCCGGTTGTCGATCGGGAGCCCGGCCGGTATGGGCCTCGGGGCAGCGCGTCTGGCACCGGCCTGGAATCTCATCTCCGAGCCGTCGTTGCTGTTCGGCAAGAGTGGTGAGGTCGCGCGACGCGCCTCCCGGGAATGGCGGCTTGTGCTGGCTGCCGTGTCGGCCATCGCGATGCTGTTGTTTCTGCTCGTGACGCTGCAACCGTCGCCTGCGGTCGACGACACCGACGTGTCAGATACCACACAGGCGGCGTCTGGGCGCAACGACGGGCGAAATGGCCCGACGCGGGCGCTGCTTCACGTCACCATCCGCGTTCTCGAAGGTGAAGCGGCGGTGTTTCGTGATGATGTGCAAGTCGGCGTCACGCCCTACCGACTGGAAGCGCCACTGGGCACCGAAGTTTCGCTCGAATTGCGCCGCGCAGGCTGCGACAACACGCCACTGCGCCTTCGCATCACGGAAGGGCTCGATGCGGTGATGGAAAGCATGCGCCGCTGTCGGCCACCCTGA
- a CDS encoding serine/threonine-protein kinase — protein MSEPPLTPTRLHRLRVLFDAAVELPEEEREAYLVSACPDDPTLKQEVQELLAAIARSGDTWDHRAGAAVAGAMADGLGVPRGPHQGERHAVGGRIGVYEITRLIGMGGMGAVYEGVRVDDQFRKRVALKFLRRGGEGDLAIRRFRYERQILANLNHRNIAALMDGGMTDDGQPYIVMEYVEGESLTAYANAQRLDLRARIALLRQVCAAVQHAHQNFVVHRDLKPGNILVTADGSVKLLDFGIARLTRDAEGLEQLPATQGGALAFTPEYASPEQVRGMPVAASSDIYSLGVIAAELLSGARPYQVQGLLFAELQTLIVQTPPAVPSQQVTDAIAESFGMRTLRLRRDLSGDLDAIILQALRKEPERRYGSVEQFSRDLQRFLDGLPVSAQRDTLTYRVGKFVRRRRLEVTALGLIGASLVGGIVATSQQARRAELERSKMEQVNSFLSNMLSAVDPELGGRDVTVAQVLSQAAKGIEEAKLEPEVEAQIRHTLGQTYYGLSLYDSAETHARRAWDLRRKEYGDLDQRTSMSLSYVVALAEARGEFVQAESLARDLVGRQQRMPRGQYNATELATGLDNLARTIEQQGRLDDALAVKLEAITLRRTIKDDSNSLAALPYTLNNVAVSYTYKGEYAKAESLLVEAMDVESRVHGPGSFNMGNLLRAYASLVDEMGQQARADTLIHKSIQVLRGAAGPNHYETLRSTSMLAQLRYAANDMPGTITAARTVVAQVGKGMPEADATTGSALQALGLALDSLRQFAAADTFLLAALAQRRKFMPPEHWAIANAEAVYGYHLGRWGRHGEAERLLLGAYDRLVEARGADANVTKRVATRLAELYETMGRSAEAQRWRARA, from the coding sequence ATGAGCGAACCACCGCTTACTCCCACGCGCCTGCATCGTCTGCGGGTGCTCTTCGATGCGGCCGTGGAGCTGCCGGAGGAGGAGCGCGAGGCGTACCTCGTGTCGGCGTGCCCGGACGATCCCACCCTCAAGCAGGAAGTCCAGGAGCTGCTGGCGGCGATCGCGCGCAGCGGTGACACGTGGGATCACCGGGCCGGTGCGGCGGTGGCCGGTGCCATGGCCGACGGGTTGGGCGTGCCGCGTGGGCCGCACCAGGGTGAGCGTCATGCGGTCGGCGGGCGCATCGGGGTATACGAGATCACCCGTCTGATCGGCATGGGTGGCATGGGCGCCGTGTACGAAGGCGTGCGGGTCGACGATCAGTTCCGCAAGCGCGTGGCACTCAAGTTCCTGCGACGGGGCGGCGAAGGGGACCTGGCCATCCGTCGTTTCCGCTATGAACGACAGATTCTCGCCAACCTGAACCACCGCAACATTGCGGCGCTCATGGATGGCGGCATGACGGACGACGGTCAGCCGTACATCGTCATGGAGTACGTCGAGGGGGAATCGCTCACGGCCTACGCCAACGCGCAGCGCCTCGACCTGCGCGCACGCATCGCGTTGCTGCGGCAGGTGTGTGCGGCCGTGCAGCACGCACACCAGAATTTTGTGGTGCACCGCGATCTCAAGCCGGGCAATATCCTCGTCACGGCAGATGGCAGTGTGAAGCTGCTCGATTTTGGTATTGCGCGTCTCACCCGCGACGCCGAAGGACTCGAGCAATTGCCGGCCACCCAGGGTGGCGCTCTGGCCTTCACACCGGAGTACGCGAGCCCTGAACAGGTGCGTGGTATGCCGGTCGCCGCATCGAGTGACATCTACTCGCTGGGTGTGATCGCGGCGGAGCTGCTGTCGGGCGCACGGCCGTATCAGGTGCAGGGTCTGCTGTTCGCCGAATTGCAGACGCTGATCGTTCAGACACCGCCGGCGGTGCCATCGCAGCAGGTCACCGATGCGATCGCCGAATCGTTTGGCATGCGCACGCTGCGTTTACGGCGCGATCTGTCCGGTGATCTCGACGCGATCATTCTGCAAGCGCTGCGCAAGGAACCCGAGCGCCGTTATGGATCGGTGGAACAGTTCTCGCGCGACCTGCAGCGGTTTCTCGATGGGTTGCCGGTGTCGGCGCAGCGTGACACGCTCACCTATCGCGTGGGCAAGTTCGTGCGTCGCCGCCGACTGGAAGTCACCGCGCTGGGCCTGATCGGCGCATCGTTGGTGGGTGGCATCGTGGCCACGTCGCAGCAGGCGCGTCGTGCGGAACTGGAACGCAGCAAGATGGAGCAAGTGAACAGCTTCCTCTCCAACATGCTGAGCGCCGTCGATCCCGAACTGGGTGGACGCGACGTGACGGTGGCGCAGGTGCTGTCGCAGGCGGCCAAAGGGATCGAGGAGGCGAAGCTCGAACCCGAGGTGGAGGCGCAGATCCGGCATACCCTGGGCCAGACCTACTACGGGTTGAGCCTCTACGATTCTGCCGAAACACATGCCCGTCGTGCCTGGGATCTCCGGCGCAAGGAGTACGGGGATCTCGATCAGCGCACGTCGATGAGTCTGTCGTACGTGGTGGCCCTGGCCGAGGCGCGCGGCGAATTCGTGCAGGCGGAGTCGCTGGCGCGTGATCTGGTGGGTCGCCAACAGCGCATGCCGCGTGGGCAGTACAACGCCACCGAGCTGGCGACAGGGCTCGACAATCTGGCGCGCACCATCGAGCAGCAGGGACGTCTCGACGATGCGCTTGCCGTGAAGCTCGAAGCGATCACCTTGCGCCGCACCATCAAGGACGACTCCAACAGCCTCGCGGCGCTGCCCTACACTCTCAACAACGTGGCAGTGTCGTACACCTACAAGGGAGAGTACGCCAAAGCCGAATCGTTGCTGGTGGAAGCGATGGACGTGGAGTCGCGTGTGCACGGCCCGGGGTCGTTCAACATGGGAAATCTGCTGCGTGCCTATGCATCGCTGGTGGACGAGATGGGCCAGCAGGCGCGTGCGGATACGCTCATTCACAAGTCCATTCAGGTGTTGCGCGGTGCGGCAGGGCCGAATCACTACGAGACATTGCGATCCACCTCGATGCTCGCGCAGTTGCGATATGCCGCGAATGACATGCCCGGCACGATCACCGCCGCACGCACCGTGGTGGCACAGGTGGGCAAAGGCATGCCCGAAGCCGACGCGACCACCGGCTCGGCGTTGCAGGCCCTTGGGCTGGCGCTCGATTCCCTGCGACAGTTCGCTGCGGCGGACACGTTTCTGCTGGCCGCTCTCGCACAGCGCCGGAAGTTCATGCCGCCGGAACACTGGGCCATTGCCAACGCCGAGGCCGTGTATGGCTATCACCTCGGTCGCTGGGGCCGTCATGGCGAAGCGGAGCGGCTGCTGCTGGGCGCCTACGACCGCCTGGTGGAAGCCCGTGGGGCGGACGCCAACGTCACCAAGCGGGTGGCGACCCGACTGGCCGAACTGTACGAGACCATGGGGCGATCGGCCGAGGCACAACGCTGGCGGGCTCGCGCCTGA
- a CDS encoding serine/threonine-protein kinase, giving the protein MIGRVVGNYRIVDRLGDGGMGTVYRAVDRMLDREVAIKVLRADLARKDSLVERFRQEARALARLSHPRIATLHGLEQHEDELLMIMEFVRGDTLEAIVERSGRITWPRACELCIAVLDALDHAHDMGVVHRDIKPANVMLAHNGAVKVMDFGIARMLGRSRQTQVGHSVGTPMYMAPEQLRGHEVDARTDIYAVGAVLFELITGRMAFDADSDYALMMKKLNDPPPPASQFVPDVPSIVDAIVFRAMANEPAHRFPNAMAFSQELTRALEAAPSSARGSAAKRSTPAPETRLAVDAPNDAVLDEAPTTRDPREVREPVATRLAAPKATVAQGGDIAETRVVAETNEHARPSAMLSGKFDSGAPIAGSRWSDWRVYASAGALFAAVAVGMRLTRTDPVTPVKPGADTTTAIMPAGPVSPAPPSAGEDLASLRVPPSSAPVVPPVSNPAPQPAPRPTPPPSADKRRERDATPPTRDRGASGGAERPTPPRNEVPREAPDVPVVSVTPTPAPSSPAESAAAARESIRAALGNALGELAQPSGAESLLQGGVKNDWVALAREGRVSASAPQGLDISLQGTQATATFSSDVNVRSPFGANRRRAAQFTAELHRDGTRWRVTSVRPTGSLSLK; this is encoded by the coding sequence ATGATCGGGCGCGTGGTGGGGAACTACCGCATCGTCGATCGCCTCGGTGACGGGGGCATGGGCACCGTGTACCGCGCGGTCGATCGCATGCTCGATCGCGAAGTGGCCATCAAGGTGCTGCGCGCCGACCTCGCACGGAAAGACTCGCTGGTGGAGCGCTTCCGGCAGGAGGCCCGTGCTCTGGCACGTCTCAGTCATCCGCGCATTGCCACCTTGCACGGACTGGAGCAGCACGAGGACGAGCTGCTCATGATCATGGAGTTCGTGCGTGGGGATACCCTGGAAGCCATCGTGGAGCGCTCAGGGCGCATCACCTGGCCACGTGCCTGTGAGCTGTGTATCGCGGTGCTGGATGCTCTCGATCATGCCCACGACATGGGCGTGGTGCATCGGGACATCAAACCGGCCAACGTGATGCTGGCGCACAATGGCGCCGTGAAAGTGATGGACTTCGGTATCGCCCGCATGCTGGGTCGTAGCCGGCAGACGCAGGTGGGCCACTCGGTGGGTACCCCGATGTACATGGCGCCAGAGCAGTTGCGGGGCCACGAGGTGGACGCGCGCACGGACATTTACGCGGTCGGCGCGGTGCTCTTCGAGCTCATCACCGGACGCATGGCGTTCGATGCCGACTCGGACTACGCGTTGATGATGAAAAAGCTCAATGATCCGCCGCCACCAGCCAGCCAGTTCGTGCCGGACGTGCCGAGCATTGTCGATGCGATCGTGTTTCGGGCGATGGCCAACGAGCCTGCCCATCGATTCCCGAATGCCATGGCGTTTTCGCAGGAGCTCACGCGAGCGCTCGAAGCGGCGCCATCGAGTGCGCGAGGCAGTGCGGCCAAACGCTCCACACCAGCTCCCGAGACCCGACTGGCCGTGGACGCACCGAACGACGCGGTGCTCGATGAGGCGCCGACGACTCGTGATCCGCGTGAGGTGCGCGAGCCGGTCGCAACCCGGCTCGCGGCACCCAAGGCCACCGTGGCACAGGGTGGAGATATCGCCGAGACCCGCGTGGTGGCAGAAACCAACGAGCACGCACGCCCCTCGGCGATGCTGTCTGGAAAGTTCGATAGTGGTGCCCCGATTGCAGGAAGTCGGTGGAGTGACTGGCGTGTGTATGCATCAGCCGGCGCACTGTTTGCGGCCGTGGCGGTTGGTATGCGTCTGACCCGCACCGATCCGGTGACGCCGGTGAAGCCTGGTGCGGACACCACCACCGCGATCATGCCAGCGGGACCCGTTTCACCCGCGCCGCCGAGCGCTGGCGAAGATCTCGCCTCACTGCGTGTACCACCTTCGTCAGCGCCGGTGGTGCCACCCGTGTCGAACCCCGCACCGCAACCTGCACCCAGGCCGACCCCACCCCCGTCGGCAGACAAGCGCCGTGAACGTGATGCGACGCCTCCAACGCGGGACCGTGGAGCGAGCGGCGGTGCGGAGCGCCCCACGCCACCTCGCAATGAGGTGCCACGAGAAGCACCGGATGTCCCCGTGGTGAGTGTCACGCCAACGCCGGCACCGTCATCGCCCGCCGAGAGTGCCGCGGCAGCACGTGAATCGATTCGTGCGGCGCTGGGCAACGCGTTGGGGGAACTCGCACAGCCTTCAGGCGCGGAATCGTTGCTGCAGGGCGGCGTGAAGAACGACTGGGTGGCGCTCGCGCGTGAAGGCCGAGTGTCGGCCAGTGCTCCACAAGGTCTCGATATCTCCCTGCAAGGCACACAGGCCACGGCCACATTTTCTTCGGACGTCAATGTGCGATCGCCCTTCGGAGCCAATCGCCGACGTGCGGCGCAGTTCACCGCCGAGTTGCATCGCGATGGAACGCGGTGGCGCGTGACCAGTGTACGCCCCACCGGATCGCTGTCACTCAAGTAG
- a CDS encoding Ig-like domain-containing protein, with amino-acid sequence MIATRKSTVARAWRAASLAAVVALMTACGGGEAAAPRVVSSVDVSPASVTVQPAQSTGLTATAREADGTAITGRSVVWSSSNPAVATVSATGVVTGVTDGVTSVSATVGSVSGSAAVVVRSTVATVGITPTTATVTMGRTPVQLSAAPRNAAGATLAGRAVTWSSSAPTIASVTATGLVAAVAPGTATISATSEGITGSAAITVAPDPCNVVRALPMGQTVAGTFTANDCVLSDSTALQRYAFTLTTRTKVEILMSSTVLDSYLFLVDSALNIIVEDDDGDTGRNARIMRTLPAGRYEIIANVFDPRTYGAYQLTLRNAPVPCTTGRTTTFPTTLAATLATSACRMNDGSYQDRYDITVATRGLYRVEVASTAFDAVAVVLDQNENVVAQDDDSGTGTDAYLEVALAPGRYTVLATGYPGQTGPYRISLVQAVDPCGVNRTITLGQSTINTLSTTDCALSDGGGPARYMHRTGLTLTTTTSVQIEMTSTVVDAYLILQNGATGAVVAENDDASSTTTNARILATLPAGNYIINTTTYNTGETGAYQISATVAPNSTVNVSVTPSVMSLVPGQTQSARTTVTGSANTAVIWQSSNTNVATVSTDGVVRALTPGTTTISAISQADPRRSGTIAVTVAATDGSVNLDVSGMYVVQSVQQADGRIPLVANRQAVARVFVRSSRTGLGTAQVRLRVIEGNATIATFNATATPTSTLDESCCSADFSISGSMIRAGVSLLADVDPNNLVGESNETDNVYPVVGPMPLNVISVPPMTMKLIPVQQGRSGAVGVASSSLFNIFRSVWPLEVINATVRTALVIDYTIGSQNFDDWIRLVRDVEIVRQAEGGAHYYYGLIRTRGTSGVLGLANGIPARTAIGIDEGSDFGPAESRLTFAHELGHTMGLRHAPCGGAAGPDPNYPFSDGRIGVYGMDTFGGNAIKGPVVNDIMTYCPNQWVSAHNYRKVMDFRQANPNGVGNLLAPTRALLVSGGIAADGITLDPAFSVTASPATADARGTHVIEGFDANNRPVFTWRFSPYRVDDARSEQEAFVVAVPMSEATQQKLVRLSVREATGAFGSARSAVRTSALAMAANAGATTAIPVNAMAQLRRSGGRTELTWSPAVSPAVMVRDRTTGEVIALGRTGTLDLSQFGAIERLDLHVSDGTKSARLVIDATTGALRR; translated from the coding sequence ATGATCGCCACCAGAAAATCCACGGTCGCGAGAGCGTGGCGCGCCGCCTCGCTGGCGGCCGTTGTTGCCCTCATGACGGCATGTGGAGGTGGTGAAGCGGCCGCCCCCCGTGTCGTGTCGTCTGTGGATGTCTCGCCGGCCTCGGTCACTGTGCAGCCAGCTCAGTCGACCGGTTTGACGGCGACCGCCCGTGAAGCCGATGGCACGGCGATCACCGGACGGTCGGTAGTGTGGAGCAGCTCCAACCCGGCCGTGGCGACTGTGTCGGCCACGGGGGTGGTGACCGGCGTGACCGATGGCGTGACGTCGGTTTCGGCCACGGTGGGTTCGGTGAGCGGCAGTGCAGCCGTGGTGGTGCGATCGACGGTGGCGACGGTGGGGATCACGCCCACCACCGCCACGGTGACCATGGGCCGCACGCCCGTGCAACTCAGCGCGGCTCCGCGCAACGCGGCGGGCGCCACGCTGGCCGGCCGCGCCGTGACGTGGAGCTCCTCGGCGCCGACGATTGCGAGCGTGACCGCTACCGGCCTCGTGGCTGCGGTGGCACCCGGCACGGCCACCATCAGCGCGACCAGCGAAGGGATCACCGGATCGGCGGCCATTACGGTCGCGCCCGACCCGTGCAACGTGGTCCGCGCGCTTCCGATGGGGCAGACCGTCGCCGGCACCTTCACGGCCAACGACTGTGTGCTGAGTGACAGCACGGCCCTGCAGCGTTATGCGTTCACGCTGACGACCCGTACGAAGGTGGAGATCCTGATGTCCAGCACGGTGCTGGATTCCTATCTCTTCCTCGTCGACTCGGCACTCAACATCATCGTGGAAGACGATGACGGCGACACGGGTCGCAATGCGCGCATCATGCGCACGCTGCCGGCCGGTCGGTACGAGATCATCGCCAATGTGTTCGACCCGCGCACGTACGGCGCCTACCAACTGACGCTGCGCAACGCACCCGTCCCATGCACCACCGGACGGACGACGACGTTTCCGACCACGCTCGCGGCGACTCTCGCCACGTCGGCGTGTCGCATGAACGATGGCAGCTATCAGGATCGGTACGACATCACCGTGGCCACACGTGGTCTTTATCGTGTGGAAGTGGCCAGCACGGCGTTTGATGCCGTGGCGGTGGTGCTCGACCAGAATGAAAATGTGGTGGCACAGGACGACGACAGCGGCACGGGCACCGATGCCTATCTCGAAGTCGCCCTCGCGCCTGGCCGCTACACCGTGCTGGCCACCGGCTATCCGGGCCAGACGGGTCCCTATCGTATTTCGCTGGTGCAGGCCGTCGACCCGTGTGGTGTGAACCGCACCATCACCCTGGGGCAGTCGACCATCAACACGCTGAGCACCACCGATTGTGCCCTCTCGGATGGTGGTGGCCCTGCGCGGTACATGCATCGGACGGGGTTGACACTCACCACCACCACGTCGGTGCAGATCGAGATGACCAGCACGGTGGTCGACGCGTACCTCATTCTGCAGAACGGCGCGACCGGTGCGGTGGTGGCCGAGAATGACGATGCCTCGAGCACGACGACCAATGCGCGCATTCTCGCGACGCTGCCGGCCGGCAACTACATCATCAACACCACCACGTACAACACAGGGGAGACAGGCGCCTACCAGATCAGCGCGACGGTCGCGCCGAATTCCACCGTGAACGTGAGCGTGACGCCGTCCGTCATGTCGCTCGTGCCTGGCCAGACGCAGTCGGCTCGCACGACGGTCACCGGGTCGGCCAACACGGCGGTGATCTGGCAGAGTAGCAACACCAATGTGGCGACCGTGTCCACGGATGGTGTGGTCCGTGCGCTCACGCCGGGTACCACCACCATCTCGGCGATCTCGCAGGCAGATCCCCGTCGTTCGGGAACGATTGCCGTGACCGTGGCGGCCACCGACGGCAGCGTGAATCTCGACGTGTCGGGCATGTACGTGGTACAGTCGGTGCAGCAGGCCGACGGCCGCATTCCGCTGGTCGCCAATCGGCAGGCAGTGGCACGAGTGTTTGTCCGCAGCAGCCGTACCGGACTGGGCACGGCGCAGGTGCGACTCCGGGTCATCGAAGGGAACGCGACCATTGCCACGTTCAATGCCACGGCGACGCCGACCTCGACGCTCGATGAGAGCTGCTGCTCGGCCGACTTCTCGATTTCGGGCTCCATGATCCGGGCCGGCGTGTCATTGTTGGCCGATGTGGATCCGAACAACTTGGTGGGCGAATCGAACGAAACGGACAACGTGTATCCCGTGGTCGGCCCGATGCCGCTCAACGTGATCTCGGTGCCGCCGATGACGATGAAGCTCATCCCGGTGCAGCAGGGGCGGAGCGGCGCGGTGGGTGTGGCCAGCAGTTCGCTGTTCAACATCTTCCGCTCGGTGTGGCCGCTCGAAGTGATCAACGCGACGGTGCGCACGGCACTGGTGATCGACTACACGATCGGCTCGCAGAACTTCGACGACTGGATTCGCCTCGTACGTGACGTGGAGATCGTGCGGCAGGCAGAAGGTGGTGCGCACTACTACTACGGTCTGATCCGCACGCGTGGCACGAGCGGTGTCCTGGGTCTCGCCAACGGCATTCCCGCACGCACCGCGATCGGCATCGACGAAGGCTCAGATTTCGGTCCCGCGGAAAGCCGCCTGACGTTCGCACACGAGTTGGGGCACACGATGGGCCTGCGTCATGCACCGTGTGGTGGTGCAGCCGGCCCTGACCCGAACTACCCGTTCTCCGATGGCCGCATTGGTGTGTACGGCATGGATACCTTCGGCGGCAATGCCATCAAGGGACCGGTGGTGAACGACATCATGACGTACTGCCCGAACCAGTGGGTGAGCGCGCACAACTACCGCAAGGTGATGGACTTCCGTCAGGCCAACCCGAACGGTGTGGGGAACCTGCTGGCGCCGACGCGAGCGTTGCTGGTGTCGGGCGGCATTGCGGCCGATGGGATCACGCTCGACCCGGCCTTCTCGGTGACCGCGTCGCCGGCAACGGCCGATGCGCGTGGCACGCATGTCATCGAGGGTTTCGATGCGAACAACCGTCCGGTGTTCACGTGGCGCTTCTCGCCGTATCGTGTGGACGATGCGCGCAGTGAACAGGAAGCGTTTGTGGTGGCCGTGCCGATGAGTGAAGCCACGCAGCAGAAGCTGGTGCGCCTGTCGGTGCGTGAAGCGACCGGGGCCTTCGGCTCCGCCCGGAGTGCCGTGCGCACGAGTGCACTGGCCATGGCGGCGAATGCCGGTGCCACGACCGCGATACCGGTGAATGCCATGGCCCAACTGCGGCGTAGTGGCGGCAGAACAGAACTCACCTGGTCGCCCGCGGTGTCCCCGGCGGTGATGGTCCGGGATCGCACGACCGGTGAAGTGATCGCCCTTGGGCGCACCGGCACACTCGATCTCTCGCAGTTCGGTGCAATCGAACGCCTCGACCTGCACGTATCCGACGGCACCAAGAGCGCGCGGCTGGTCATTGATGCCACCACCGGGGCCCTCCGTCGATGA